The sequence below is a genomic window from Gavia stellata isolate bGavSte3 chromosome 11, bGavSte3.hap2, whole genome shotgun sequence.
CACCGTGCGCCCCCGGGAGCCCTGTGATGTCACCGGAGAGTCACAGTCACCCCATGACGTCACTTGCAGTGGGCAAGAATACACGCCAGCGTCACTTACTGCCAGTGGCACACGAGACGTCGAGTCCTGTGCGCAGCGCCCGAGCCATCGAGTCCTGCCAACAGCACGCCAGACGTTGTGACCTTCCAGCAGCCAAGGAGCCACCGAGTCCCACCTGCGGAACGCGAGCCTTTGAGTCCCGCCAGTGGCACCCATCAAGTCCcgccagcagctgccaggacagcgagtgccagcagcagcaatggaGGCCTCCGGGCAGGAGCCGGCGGAGCCGGGAGCCGCCAGGATCCCCCGGGTGGGGGACACCTGCCCCATCCGCTTGGGGCCCCCTGAAGAGCCCGCTGGCGTGGCCCCGTGCTGGCATGCGTTCTGCCATGCCTGCATCCAGCGCTGGGCTGCCACCGCCGTCGCTGCCACCTGCCCGCTCTGCCGGCAGCCCATCATGGCCATCCGCCgcctgcagctggaggatgCCCACGGTGGGGTGGCCCGCCGTCACCGCGGCCGCCTCCATCCCTACACGGGGCCGTGGCCATGGCCGCaggggcggcggcagcagcagcagcagtggggccCTGGAGGTCCCCGGTGCCGGAGTCTCTCTGCTGAGGGTGGGGagcgcagccctgccctgctccgcCAGCGTGTCCGGAGCCTGTCCGGGCCATGGGACAGTGATGGGCGCAGCCGGCTCCGCTACCCCCCGGAGACGAGCGAAGACCCATCGTGGCTGCGCAGGGTCCGGGAGGAAGAGCCGGGCTCAGGGGACCACACGCGCCGCCTCCCCTGGCTCCGCTTGTGAGCGTCTTGGCCCCCCGGGGTCCCTCTGGAATAAAAACCCTGGGGATGGTGAGAGGGGCCTCGCCTGGTTTCTTCCGTGCCGGTTTGCTCATTGCTGCTGGATCGGGGACGTGGGATATGGCCCTGGGAcctgggggagaaggaaggatatGGCTGTGGGACTTGAGGAGAGGGTGGGATACGGCTCAAGAACTGGtagagagggaggaaggtggaTGTcggagctggaggagaggggccATTGCTGGTTTCTTCCGTGCAGCTTTGGTCACCCCTGTGGGGATGCACCccagaaggggaagggagaggggaagggagagtcCCCTGGGGCTcttccaagcagatccctgaaggGGCCactctctgctctcctgaaggcCAGGGCGGGGAAAGAGGCAGAGATGGAGGTTTGGGGGAgaccctcctctcctcccctggtCCCGCACACCCCCGTGCTGCGGAGGGCTGCGATCCCGCGGGGAGGCTCTccgggctgggggaggcagccctggcacagccGCCTGCCGAAGGGCACCTGCGGGTGCTGCCTGCGGGAGAAGCGGCCCCAGCCGGGATGTGCCTCGTGTGTAGGGAGTCTCTTCTTCAGGGAAAGCCGGAGCTCTTCCCCGCTCCCCCGCAGCTGGGGAGCACTCCGGGGCATCCCCGAGAGCTGTGCGGTGGCAGCGTGCCCCGAAGGGTGCCAGGCCCTCCCTGCCACCCCGCTCCATCCCCTCCCATGCACGGGGTGGCTGGGGAGCTCCCGgcgctggggctgagctgctgcccaGACCTGCCTGCCGCCTTGGCAGACCTTCCTTCCCAGTGAGCGGACCCAGACATCGGTGTGGAGAGCTTTGGGGGCCGTGCCTGCCCCAGCAAGGGCAGCCGAGCGTGGGGTGAGGCTGCTCGGGGCGGCCATGGCCTCTCAGCACCTTCTGGGCCCCGGGGATGGATGCAAAGACGAAAATCTCACAGAGAATTAAATTGGAAAATGGTGGCAAGTGGGATGTGGCTCTTTGGCACTTCCCAAAGGCTCCCTCCGAGCGGCATCCTCTCCTCAGAGGAGGTCCCAGGCCACGCCAGGCATCGAGGTGGCCCTTTCAGTCCTTCCCCGGCACTCCAGCAGAGCACCAGGCAGGAGGTTTGCGAGCGGCTTTCTGGTACCTGGAGGAAGATACAACCCTCACAGGGCTTTCACCAAAATCCTCCCTTGGCCCAGTAGCTAGTAAAGCTCCGGCCCTCGCCCGCCATGCCAGTAACAAGACGGGAGCGGGCTCACGTGCGGCTCATGTCACAGCTCGCAACATCTATCTGCTTAACGTGAGACACAGGGCACCTCCGGCACCAAGCCACGTTCCTGTGTTTCATGCCACATCCCCATCAATATTGCAGGGCGCCgcgctgctgccagcacagcgTAACCCGCCCTGGCGCTGCGGCTGTATTGCAGGGTGCTGTCGGCTCATCCCCCCGCAAGAGCCGCTCTGTGCCGGGCGTCAGCCCACGCGGGGGCCACGGAGGGATGAAAAGGCTGAATCTGTAAGGGAGCCTCGCCGGGCGATCAGTGTTTAAAGGCTTCTTGGTTCTATCCCAGCCCCTCGATGGAATTTCTCAGGCATAAGCGAGCCCCACTAATCCATCCTGGCCATGGAGAATGGGTGGCGGCGGAGTGAAGGAACGCAAACGCGGCTGAATATCGTTAAGAGATGTCTCTGGGGAGGTGCGGCAGGTCCCTCTGCCGAAGATCCCCCACTGCCGGTACCTGCCCTCTGCGCCAGCCAGCGCAAAACGCTTCCTGTGTCCCCGAAAGCACACGGCCGTGTGTGGGGGCATGCACTGTGACCAGCTTCGGCCATTCTCCGCTAGCCCAAGGAGTGGGATGAGGTTTGGAGCCAAGCCACCGAGCTGGTCTTTCCAGGACTGGCGCTGGTGCCACCCACTGAGCGCCAGTGCTGCCACTCGATGCCCCTGTCAAATATTAATGCGGTGCTCACTCCGCTCcgctctgccctgccccagcgcTGCAGCCGTGGCCCCTGCCCGGCCAGGGCTGCCCGACCCCTCCGCTCTCCCCTCCCGTCCCATAGCGCACGTAGCTCCCTGCGTGGGGACTTTGGGGGTGCAGCTGCACCCACCTTTGGGGGTTGCCCGGGCAGGACCCGATCCCCTGCACTCGGCGGGGGGCTCCGGGGTGTCTCCTGTCCCCGGCGGCCGGCTCAGCCCCCCACAGCAGGTAAGGCCCCGCTGGGGTTGGGGCTCCTGGCCCCCCCATCCCCCGGGAAAAGGCAGCCTGGAGCCCCCCGGGGAGTGGGGCGGCTGGGCCAGGGGCATGGGGTGCCCGGAGAAGGGCCGGTGGTGCCGGGAGCAGCGCCGGGCTCGGTCCCCGGCTGCAAGGGGGTCGCGGTGACCCCCccggggggagagggggcagcGGGGGCTCTGCAGCTGCGTCCCGTCTTCTTGAGGAAAACGCCCGCCCGTGGGTCTTTCCCGGGGAGGGTTCCCCTCAAGGACCGGGGTGATGTGCCGGGCATCCTCACGGGGTACCTCTCACCCGGTCACGCGTGGGGGCCCCTGGGGGTGTCGGGGGCCCATCTCCCCTTGCCTGCCCTCCTCCAGGAGGGGGCCCGCGCCTCTCCCCCCGCAGCCACCCGGCCCAGCGGGGGATGGAGCCCAGCGGGTCGGTGCCGGCGGAGCTGAAACGCCGCAAGCCCCCGCAGCGGGCCAGGATCCCCGCGCCCTTCTTCGCCCACTCGGTAGGTCGCCTGCaccgcccgcagcccccggcccgtCCCTTCgactgcccccccccccccccccccgagccccccgtGACTCTGCCCGCGCAGGATGGGGCGGCCGAACCGGTGGACCCTCCCGGGCCGGACCCCGCGGAGGCAGACGCGGACTCGCTGGTGCCCACGCACGACGAGCGGGGCCGCCCCATCCCCGAGTGGAAGCGGCAGGTGATGGTGCGACGGCTGCGGGCCGGGCTGGCGGAcgaggaggcggcgggcgggcaggtacggggcggccccggggtgGCCCCggggtcggggcggggggggacacacacacacgccggcggccccggggggagGCTGACGGTCCCTCTCCGCAGGACGCGGGGTCCTGGCGCTTCTCGCCCTCCCGCCAGGCCGTGCTGGGCCCCTTCGGGGAGCTGCTGACCGAGGCGGACCTACGGCAGCTGGAGCGGGCGGTGGAGAGCCTgcggctgcggcggcggggagAGGCGTACCAGGGTGAGCTGCGGCGCCTGGCGCGGGAGTTGCGCGCCCTCCTGCCCGTCCCGCTGCTCCGCGTTAGCGtgcgcagccccccgcccgcccccgggcAGCCGCTGCCCCTCTGGTGCGGCCGTCTGGCCGGAGCCGTCAGCAGCCTGACCGCGCTGCTGGCCCACGTCGAGGGGGCGCGGGgagcgcccccccccgccgccgccgccgctccccccgccggcgggcagccccgggagccGGCGGGCGAGCTGGCGCAGCGGGAGATCCGGCAGTGCGGGGTGTGCGTCCGCAGCCTCCGCCGCGCCTTCGAGCccgcgcggggggcggcggaggggaaggcggccggggggagcggggcggagGCCGCCAGCGACTCGGGCATCGGCTGCGAGGAGGTGGATTccgacggcggcggcggctccccggGGCCGGAATGGGGCAGCCTGAGGAAGGAGCGGATCGTGATGCTCTTCCTGAGCCACTGGAGACGGTCCGCCTAcgggccccccccgccggccGTCGGGGCCCCCCGGGAGGCAGCGGGGACcgcggaggggggggcggcccggctAGCGCGGCAGCGGGCGGCCATCCAGCGGCTTCTGGGCGGCTGGCGGGACGCCGCCTCCCGCCACCCTCCGCcaccccccgccgccggccgtGCCCCGCTTTCCCCGGAGCAGTTCGTAGCCAGAGCCGGGGGGGGACCGGCCGACTACGAGAGCCTGTCGCTGGAGCTCTTCATGTTGGGCTATTTCCGCATCCTGGAGCAGGAGTTGTCCCCCGAGGAGCGCCGCGGCCGCCACCTCCTCTGCTTCGAGCTCTTCGAGCAGCTGGGCCGGCACGGCTGGCGGGCGGTGCGCGCCTTCCACCGCGCCGTCACCGACGAGATCGCCGCCGGCCGGCGGGGCTGGCGGGACGGCTTCGACGACATCAAGGCGAGGTATTTCGGAACCCCCCAAAATTCGGCCCGGGGGGGAGCCGGGgtggagggagaagagatctGCCGCTACATCGACCGCAGCTTCGCCTTCTGGAAGGAGCGGGAGGCCGAACTCTTCGGGCCGGAGGGGTGATGCCCGACGGCGCGGGAGGGGGGTGGAGGGCTGCGCCAAGCCGCGGGCCGCAATAAACGCTTTTTCCGTTCTGTCCCAGCTGAGCGAGGCTTCTCGGGGCCGTGGGGAAAGCTTTTGGGCTGAGGGTCCCCCCCGCAACCCCCAGGATGGGTGTCTTGgcccccggctccccgcggCCGCCGTTTATTTGCGGCCGCTGAGGAGTGAGATAACAGTCTATATTTAACACTCGGCGTCGGCCAGGCACAGccgggggggagggaggagggacaCGGCGGGGACCCCCGGCGACCGatgagggagggaggaatgctGGGGGGAGCCTTTTCCCCCAGGCTGGCGGTGCCTGGCTGGCCGTCGAGGGATGCTtcccaaaaagcagcaaagccgCGGGGCGACGGGGAtgggcagcagcgggcagcggCACTGTGCGGTGCCTTTAAGAGCAGGGAGCGGTGTCCCAGCGCCGCCTAAAAATAGCCCCCCCCCCTCCCAACGCCGTCCCGGCTGGTTCCCGTGTCGCGCCGGGGTGTCCCTCCCCACTGCCGGGACCGCGGCCACTTCCCTCCCGGCGGGCCGGCCGGAGGGCTGCAAAGCCCAGGTGAgagcgggagggagggggagaaccGGAGAGGGGCTCAGTCCAGCCCCAAAACCACCCCCAGCCCCGAAAAAATCGGTGACAGCTGCGACGGGACAGCTCGGAGCGCGGGGAGGAGAAATCACGGCCACCAGTGGAAGTGGGGGGCTTGGAGGGAGCGCTTCTCCTGCCCTTGCTGGTGCCTGTAAATCAGGCGTGGGGAAGGTGCGGTTGTgctgggtgggtggggggaaagagggagaTGTCATCTCCTTTTCCCGGCAGGGACACCCTCGCCACGCTCCACTCGGCTCTGTTGGCCGACAAGGCCCCGCGGCCATCCCCAGCGCCATGGTGAGGAACGTGGACGACTTTGACTTCTGCCTGCCTTCGCACGCCCAGGGCGTGCTGGAGGGGCTGCAGCGGCTGCGCGCCAACCCCAAACTGGCCGATGTGACGCTGGTGGTGGGCGGGCGGGAGTTCCCCTGCCACCGCGGCGTCCTGGCCCTCTGCAGCCACTACTTCCACGCCATGTTCTCCGGCGACTTTGCCGAGAGCATCGCAGCGCGGGTGGAGCTGAAGGAGGTGGACCCCGGCGCGCTGGAGACGCTGCTCGACTTCGCCTACACGGGGAAGGTCACCATCAACCAGGGCAACGTGGAGGGGCTGATGCGGACCTCCAGCCAGCTCCATTTTCCCACTATCCAGAAGGTCTGCAGCCGCTACCTCCGGCAGCAGATGGATGCCACCAACTGCCTAGGTATCTACGAGTTCGGTGAGAGCCACGGCTGCCCCGAGGTCTCCTCCAAGGCCTGGTCTTTCTTGCAGGAGAACTTTGAAGCTGTCTCTCAGCAGGAGGAGTTCCTCCAGCTCTCCAAGGAGAGGTTGGCCGTCTACCTCTCCAATGACCAGCTGCAGgtgcaggaggagcagagcctggccGAGGCTGTGCTGCGCTGGGTACGCCATGACCCGGGGCCCCGAGCCCAGTTCCTGCCCGAGCTGCTGGAGTTGGCCCACCTCGTCTCGCTGCCCGACCAGTACCTGCAGAACCTGCTTGCCACCGAGCCCCTCGTCCGTGATTCGGATGCCAGCAAGGCCCTCGTCGCCCGATCCCGCGCCACGGTGGGTACCTCCTGCCCCAAATCCCACCCCCTGAGCCAGGGGGGAGGCTCAGCACGGAGCCTGACAGTCCTGTCCCCGCCTCTCTGTCAGGGGCAGAGCGATGCCGGTGCCCGGAAGAACCCCCCGACCCCACCGCAGAAGCTGGAGGAGGTGCTGGTGGTGGTTGGCGGCCGCGTGCTGGAGGAGAGcgaggatgaggatggggggCTGGAGATGCCAGCTGCCCCCAGGAACTTTGCCTTCTACAACCCCAAAAGCAGTAAGTACCCACGGCAGGGATGGGGcaagcacacacacccccacacacGTTAGTTAACCCTCCATCTACCCCAAAGCCACCTCTTGCCAAACGATCTGGTGTCAggaggggcactgggagggagggggagggagggaagagtgAAACACGGCCGGCTTAAAAGCGTCATCGCTGGTTGGGGCGGGGGTCATCGCTTGCCTCCGCTGGGTTTCAGGGCGATGGATGGCTCTGCCCGACTTCCCCGATTACAACAAATGGGGCTTTTCCCTGGTGGCTCTGAACAACGATGTGTACGTCACAGGTAGGTGCCGGGGCTACTGGTGcgggtgggggtccccagggagcGGGGATGGAGGAAGGGGGACAAAGACGTGGGCATGGGGagctggtgtggggctgggggctgccctcCTCTCTGAGAAAAGCCCTCTCCTTGCTCCCCTCCTGGGAGCGGATCCGGCTGCTGGCGAGGGATGCCAGGGATGGCTGCACTCGGAGGGGGTGGCCCACGTGACCCGTCCCTCCCCAGGCGGCTCCCGGGGATCCCAGAATGACACGTGGTCCACGACGCAGGCTTGGCGCTTCTGCCCCAGGGACGGTGCCTGGAAGCCCATCGCTTCCATGCTGAGAGCCCGGACAAACCACACCAGCGCCGTCCTCAACGGCGAGATCTATGTCATTGGGGGTAAGGCCGTGAAGACCCCgcgggtgctgctggggcaggggtcCGTGGGTGCCCCGGAGCAGCGGGGTGGCTGCAGCGTCCCGCCGCCCTGCAGGGACCACGGTGGACGCAGTGGAGGTGGAGCGCTACGACCCGTATAACAAGAGCTGGTGTGCCATCAGCCCAGCCCTCAAGTACGTGAGCAATTTTGCGGCCGCCAGCTGCTTGGGCAAGCTCTACCTGGTGGGCTCCTGCGCCGTCAAGTACAACGCGCTCACCCTGCAGCGGTACAACCCTGTCCAAGGTGAGAGCTGGCCCTGTCACCGCGCCCCACCAATGCCTTCCCGGGGAGCAGGACTGAGGGGGACCCCCAGGCAGGTGACATCCTGTGCGGCCAGGCACCGTCCTGCGGGATACAACCAGGTGTTAAGGGGGTCTGGCGACGGCTGCGGCGCAGGGGCCAGCCAGGAGCACGGCTGCCGGCAGCACGGACCTGAGTCGTAGACCTCCAGCACAGCCCGGACCTGAACTTCAGTGGAGCGGGATCCCCagggcagagggatgggggaggCTGCCCGCCTTAAGAAGAAATCAAACCCCTGTGACAACGCCACCTCCTCGGGCAGCCTCTGCGCAGCCCGCAGCagtctcccccatcccactccACCACTACAAACAATATCCCCcccaaaacacttctttttatgcaaGAGCCTCATCTGGGATGGGGACCACGGGTGCcaccctgcctggctgctctgtcccctccctTTCAAACTCCCCCTTAAATAGCCACAGGCTCAGCAATGCTTTTTTGGGTCACTGGCAGCTGCATCAAGAGCCGAGGGTGGGACGCGCTGCTGATGGCTGCTCCTTGCAGATTTGTGGAGTGTCATCACGTCCCCCTTCATCCCCAAGTACCTCTCGGCCCCGCGCTGTGCCACCCTTCACGGGCTCATCTACCTCATCGGGGACAACACCAAGAAGGTCCACGTGTACAACCCGGAGGCCAACATCTGGCAGAAGGTAGTGGGACGTGGGACCGGGTGCTATCACGCTCCCGGGGAGGTGGGGCAGCTCTTCACTCCCTGCCGGCACCCCACAACCATACCTCTGCGCCCCATATCCGCCCGGGTACCAGcaccccctctccctcctgcccgcTCATCCCTTGCCTCTATTAACCCCTACGGAGCTGAGGACGCCCCagtccttccttcccttctcccctgtCACACCCACACTAGGAGCACGGCTTTCATACTGAGTTACTGATTTTAAGCAGCCTTCACGCTGCAGAAGCCCACAGGACCCCCCTTTTCCAGCACCACCCTCCTGTGGGGTGTGCGGGGCTCATGCCTGCACAGTCAGACAAAATTCTGCCTGTCCCCTCCGCCCTCCAGACCCCCcgctccctgcagcacccccgACCTTGCTCCCGTAGAAGCACAACCCAGGGATGCTGCTCAAAGCAAGACGTGGCCCCAAGGGGCTCCCAAACCTTGCAGAgaggatggggcagggggacgCACCCAGGGGGTCGACGTCCTCCACGGTGGGAGCGGGaggtccccggggggggggtccccacaCATCTCACCCTGCCCCTCGCGCAGGTGCAGCTCCTGCACACGCTCCACGAGAACGGCGGGATGGTGCCGCTGGGCGACCGGCTCTTCGTCACCGGCGGCCACTGGAAGGGCATGGATGGGGACTACCGGGTGGAGATGGAGGTGTACGACTGCGCCAAGGACCTGTGGACGCGGGagggctccctgccctgcctctggctcttccacagctcctcctccGTCTTCCTGGACACCTCCAAGTGGACGGAGCCTTTCCAGGGTGACCATGGGTGGTAGGAGAGCCCGCAGCGCTGGCTGTAGCCCCGTGCAGCTGCTCTCCCCCTCTCGCCTCTCTCCCCGCTGCCGGTTCAGCTCTGCAGGGGGGCAGATGGAAACCCCTCTGCTgtgttccccccccccttcgCCACCACAGCGAAAACGCTTTTCCTTATAAACACGCTTTGGCTAACGCTCTCTTTtagtttgggtttgttgttttttttaagaactgcctttttctccctccaaaaCCCCAAAGCTTTTAGGGTATTTCAAGGCCTCCCAAAGTATGGCCCATCCCATCAGAGAGTGGCATTGCTGCCTGGTGGCCGTGGCCCCTTTCCCTGTCACGTTGACATCCAGCACGGGGAAACACGACAGGGACTTGGGGAATCTCTCTTTCCTGACACCCAAAGCTCTCTGGCACCTCCCTGGCGTACACTGATGTGTCGGACCCGCTCCAGCGCCCCAGGGAGCAGAATGACAGGAGATAAACCAACTTTTGGATGCTTTGCGTCCTCGGGTGGCACAGTGGCCTGTTTCTCTCCCAGGGAAGTGACCTGAGGCTCATGGTGAAGCAGCCGGCACCCCGGTGGCTCCTGGTGCCGGGACAGAGTGGGGTGGtgcctcctgccccatccctgtctcTGCTGGTACCTGGTGGCAGAGGATGTCCCAGGACGGGGCGAgcgcagaatcactaaggttggaaaagacctgtaagatcatcaagtccaaccataaacccaaccccaccatgcccactaaaccatgtcccacagtgccacgtccacatgttccttgaacacctctagtgatggtgactccgccacctccctgggcagcctcttccagtgtctcaccactcagtaaagaaattgttcctaatatccagcctgaacctcccctggcgcaacttgaggccatttcctcttgtcctgtcactcgtcacttgggagaagagaccaacacccacctctctgcaaccccctttcaggtagttgtagagagtgatgaggtctcccctcagcctcctcttctccagactgaacaaccccagctccctcagccactcctcatcagacttgtgctccagacccctcaccagctccgtcgcccttctctggacacgctccagcacctcaatgtccttcctggagtgaggggcccaaaactgaacacgggattcaaggtgtggcctcaccagcgccgagtacagggggacgatcacctccctgctcctgatggccacactgtttctgatccaggccaggatgccgttggccttcttggccacctgggcacactgctggctcatcttcagtcggctgtcgaccaacacccccaggtccttttccgccgggcagctttccagccactcgtccccaagcctggagcgttgcatggggttgttgtgacccaagtgcaggacccggcacttggccttgttgaaactcATACAGTTgccctcggcccatcgatccagcctgtccagatccctctgcacagccttcccaccctcgtgcagatcaacactcccgcccaacttggtgtcatctgcaaacttgctgagggaggaCGCGATCCCCTCGTCCATATCAACTAGATCACATCTAGATCAcatcccctcatctagatcacAAGGCGACACTTCCCCGATGACCGGTCCCACCGCTGGCGCCGGGATGTCGTAGCTCTGCCAGCGTCCTTTGATGGTTAATCCGTTCTGCGTTATGTATCATTTGTGAAGCGTTAAACACACACACCGAGGAGCTCCGCGGgtcgggggagggggggggggggagcaccCCCCGCTCCCACCGCTCCGCGCTACTCCCCACGGGCCACGCGGGGTTTTACACACACGCGGCGGGGGGTCCCCGCGTCCCGCAGTGGGGAGAGCGGGGCCTCTCCCGCAGCTGCTGCCCCGGCCGAGccccggcagcggggcgggccccgaggcggggccggggccgccccacCGGTAGCAGCGGCGGGATGCGGCTGCCGGAGCTGTGCCTGGCGCTCCTCTgcgccgccgggcccggctCCCCCGGGGCGGTCCGGGAACagccgccggccccgggagcGGTCGTGGGGAGGACGAGGGAGGAGGGACGCGgagggccgggggctgccgcccCCCGGGCCGGCGGGGTGGACCCCCGGCAGGCGTGGATGCTGCTGGCCGGGAGCCCCGGGCGGGCGAGCGGCAGCCGGGCCCGGGGCAGAacggggacgggacgggacggggcaGGAACCGGCCCAGCAGCCGTGCAGGCTCCGGGAAAAGCAGCCCAGGCTACCTTGCAAGCGGGtgggccgggggctgcccctgtCCCCGCCGCGGTGGAAgagctgctgagggagctgcagctcctgctgagaGGTACCCACCGGCCCTGGGGAGTGCTGCAGGAAAGTGGGGGGCAAGGGGGGaccctggggcaggggacagcaggggtgggcagcagagccaggcacGGGCTCATCATCACAGGGCCGGGAAAAGCTGAGGTTCCTTCCTAAAGCCAAGCCCTAGTCCGTTTTTTGGGTTAGGCATGGTGAAGGAACAGGCGAAGACACGCAGGAAGGCCTGGGAAGGGcatgaagaggaggaaagcagcaaaggcagcccCCAGGCCGGGTGCCATCGTCGCGTGGAAGCGGCCTTCCACTGCCGGACACGTGAAAACATCTCTGTCGAGGAAAGAGCGCAGCAGGAGCTGCGGCTCTACTACATCGTGAGTGCCCAGCCTGCAGCATCTTCCTGTCCCCGGGGGCacctgccctggggcaggggctcaTTCCCTAACCCAAGcctttccccatccccagccGGAGAGGGAGGGGACGTTCCACCGCGGCTCGGGGCTGAATCTGACCAGCGGACAGTACACGGCCCCCCTTGCGGGGTACTACACCTTCACCGCCACGCTGCACATCGGTGAGCCCTCAGGCACCCCCCACTGCCCCGCCGGGGAGGTGGGGGTCCGCTCTCACCCACCCCTCTCTCCCAGTGCACCGAGAGCAGCGGAGGAAGGGGCAACTGTGCAGGGGGAATCGTCTGCGGGTGCTGATCTGCGTGCAGTCCCGCTGCCAGCACAACAGGTAGGGCAGGACAAcgctgggaggggagagggaccCTGGgccaggagggaggaaggagggacaCGCTCTGCCCTGCACCACAC
It includes:
- the ESPNL gene encoding espin-like protein, whose product is MEPSGSVPAELKRRKPPQRARIPAPFFAHSVGRLHRPQPPARPFDCPPPPPPEPPVTLPAQDGAAEPVDPPGPDPAEADADSLVPTHDERGRPIPEWKRQVMVRRLRAGLADEEAAGGQVRGGPGADGPSPQDAGSWRFSPSRQAVLGPFGELLTEADLRQLERAVESLRLRRRGEAYQGELRRLARELRALLPVPLLRVSVRSPPPAPGQPLPLCLRRAFEPARGAAEGKAAGGSGAEAASDSGIGCEEVDSDGGGGSPGPEWGSLRKERIVMLFLSHWRRSAYGPPPPAVGAPREAAGTAEGGAARLARQRAAIQRLLGGWRDAASRHPPPPPAAGRAPLSPEQFVARAGGGPADYESLSLELFMLGYFRILEQELSPEERRGRHLLCFELFEQLGRHGWRAVRAFHRAVTDEIAAGRRGWRDGFDDIKARYFGTPQNSARGGAGVEGEEICRYIDRSFAFWKEREAELFGPEG
- the KLHL30 gene encoding kelch-like protein 30, which translates into the protein MVRNVDDFDFCLPSHAQGVLEGLQRLRANPKLADVTLVVGGREFPCHRGVLALCSHYFHAMFSGDFAESIAARVELKEVDPGALETLLDFAYTGKVTINQGNVEGLMRTSSQLHFPTIQKVCSRYLRQQMDATNCLGIYEFGESHGCPEVSSKAWSFLQENFEAVSQQEEFLQLSKERLAVYLSNDQLQVQEEQSLAEAVLRWVRHDPGPRAQFLPELLELAHLVSLPDQYLQNLLATEPLVRDSDASKALVARSRATGQSDAGARKNPPTPPQKLEEVLVVVGGRVLEESEDEDGGLEMPAAPRNFAFYNPKSRRWMALPDFPDYNKWGFSLVALNNDVYVTGGSRGSQNDTWSTTQAWRFCPRDGAWKPIASMLRARTNHTSAVLNGEIYVIGGTTVDAVEVERYDPYNKSWCAISPALKYVSNFAAASCLGKLYLVGSCAVKYNALTLQRYNPVQDLWSVITSPFIPKYLSAPRCATLHGLIYLIGDNTKKVHVYNPEANIWQKVQLLHTLHENGGMVPLGDRLFVTGGHWKGMDGDYRVEMEVYDCAKDLWTREGSLPCLWLFHSSSSVFLDTSKWTEPFQGDHGW
- the ERFE gene encoding erythroferrone — encoded protein: MRLPELCLALLCAAGPGSPGAVREQPPAPGAVVGRTREEGRGGPGAAAPRAGGVDPRQAWMLLAGSPGRASGSRARGRTGTGRDGAGTGPAAVQAPGKAAQATLQAGGPGAAPVPAAVEELLRELQLLLRGTHRPWGAKTRRKAWEGHEEEESSKGSPQAGCHRRVEAAFHCRTRENISVEERAQQELRLYYIPEREGTFHRGSGLNLTSGQYTAPLAGYYTFTATLHIVHREQRRKGQLCRGNRLRVLICVQSRCQHNSNLETVFRLDSRGELFTVSVSGVLYLQAGQYASVFVDNAAGSPLTVQSGSDFSAILLGV